Proteins from one Nicotiana tabacum cultivar K326 chromosome 23, ASM71507v2, whole genome shotgun sequence genomic window:
- the LOC107783506 gene encoding protein NRT1/ PTR FAMILY 7.3-like produces the protein MACLELSKEVKLKGEEEECTNDGTVDFHGMPAIRGKTGTWKAGIILLLNQGLATLAFFGVGVNLVLFLTRVMQENNAEAANSVSKWTGTVYIFSLVGAFLSDSYWGRFKSCAIFQVIYVIGLVLLSLASQLYLLKPKGCGDRTTLCGAHSTVEISLFYISVYMIGLGYGGYQPNIATFGADQFDEHDPREKQSKQAFFSYFYLALNLGSLFSNTILDYFEDDGMWALGFWASAASAFAALLLFLGGTLKYRQFRSSGNPITRFSQVIIAASNKWGVEIPENEDAALYDESSTTAARKMLHTQGFKFLDKAALITSNEKQSNRNPWRLCPISQVEEVKCILRLLPIWLCTIIYSVVFTQMASIFVEQGDAMKSTIGKFRIPAASMSSFDIVSVAVVIFLYRRVLDPFVKKIKKHKGEAVGITQRQRMGIGLVIAVMAMLSAGIVECYRLKYASKDQGSSSLSILWQIPQYSLIGASEVFMYVGQLEFFNEQAPDGLKSFGSALCMTSISLGNYVSSLLVSVVMKISTTDNMSGWIPANLNKGHLDRFYFLLAALTILDLVAYIACAKWYKAIKHGEMIQQLKEEDKCKV, from the exons GTGAAGctgaaaggagaagaagaagagtgcACTAATGATGGAACTGTTGATTTTCATGGAATGCCTGCAATCAGAGGAAAAACTGGGACATGGAAGGCTGGAATTATACTTCTCT TAAATCAAGGTTTAGCTACTCTTGCCTTTTTTGGTGTTGGGGTGAATTTGGTGTTGTTCCTGACAAGAGTGATGCAAGAAAACAATGCTGAGGCTGCTAATAGTGTGAGCAAATGGACTGGCACTGTGTACATCTTCTCTCTTGTTGGTGCTTTTCTTAGTGACTCTTACTGGGGAAGATTCAAAAGTTGTGCCATTTTTCAGGTCATCTATGTGATT GGATTAGTACTATTATCACTGGCGTCTcaactttatttgctcaaacCGAAAGGTTGTGGGGATCGAACAACTCTATGTGGAGCGCATTCAACGGTGGAGATTAGTCTATTCTACATCTCTGTGTACATGATTGGTCTAGGATATGGAGGCTACCAACCTAACATTGCTACCTTTGGAGCTGATCAGTTCGATGAGCATGATCCAAGAGAGAAACAATCCAAACAGGCCTTCTTCAGCTACTTCTACTTGGCCCTGAACCTTGGTTCACTTTTTTCTAACACCATTTTAGACTACTTTGAGGATGACGGGATGTGGGCTCTTGGTTTTTGGGCATCTGCTGCGTCTGCTTTTGCTGCGTTGTTGCTCTTTCTTGGAGGCACCCTCAAGTATAGGCAATTTAGGTCTAGTGGCAACCCTATAACCAGGTTTTCCCAAGTTATAATCGCTGCATCCAACAAGTGGGGAGTAGAGATTCCAGAGAATGAAGATGCAGCATTATATGACGAGAGCTCCACAACTGCTGCTAGAAAAATGCTCCACACCCAAGGTTTCAA GTTTTTGGATAAAGCAGCTTTGATCACATCCAATGAGAAGCAGAGCAATCGCAACCCATGGCGCCTCTGCCCGATTTCACAAGTTGAAGAGGTGAAATGTATCTTGAGGCTGCTGCCAATTTGGCTATGTACTATAATTTATTCTGTAGTTTTCACACAAATGGCCTCAATCTTCGTCGAACAAGGTGACGCAATGAAAAGTACAATCGGGAAATTCAGGATACCAGCAGCAAGTATGTCTAGCTTTGACATCGTGAGTGTAGCAGTTGTAATATTCCTCTACCGCCGAGTCCTTGATCCTTTTGTGAAAAAGATAAAGAAGCACAAGGGCGAGGCTGTAGGGATAACTCAACGTCAACGGATGGGTATTGGACTTGTCATAGCTGTGATGGCAATGCTATCAGCAGGAATTGTGGAGTGCTACAGGCTCAAGTATGCTAGTAAAGACCAAGGCTCAAGCTCTCTAAGTATCTTATGGCAAATTCCTCAATACTCTCTGATAGGAGCTTCAGAAGTGTTCATGTACGTAGGCCAATTGGAGTTTTTCAATGAACAAGCACCGGATGGACTCAAAAGCTTCGGAAGTGCACTGTGCATGACATCGATATCACTAGGAAACTACGTCAGCAGCTTACTCGTGAGCGTAGTGATGAAAATTTCTACAACTGACAACATGTCTGGATGGATCCCAGCAAATCTTAATAAGGGTCATCTGGACAGGTTTTACTTTCTCTTAGCTGCCTTGACAATCTTAGATTTAGTTGCTTACATAGCCTGTGCTAAGTGGTACAAGGCTATAAAGCATGGTGAAATGATTCAACAACTTAAGGAAGAGGACAAATGTAAAGTCTAA